One Mercenaria mercenaria strain notata chromosome 12, MADL_Memer_1, whole genome shotgun sequence DNA segment encodes these proteins:
- the LOC123533285 gene encoding uncharacterized protein LOC123533285: MACVNTSNDENITYDSDEVHEMFCEQCDNHGVYATAGGFCVDCLEYMCDMCMVYHKRYLPGHTQEDRYTMPQDFCLDKCDSHQNKVIKFYCQKCDKFACTKCKEEEHTTCNLGHIPSLIHGNTLDVNTELTGLLEKIDNMSTMLDETKMQIDQNVSKVLCQGNDEKSKLQQEIVEKKKNFRRKTEDVINMFDRKMNETIAKLRKERQEKMEWLAEQNRIFDRKLSEGVKTVEFEIEKYVEADQAKLDDLYEECKEIKDDLKSFRYSLVLKQKIGQKSSLFVTTKNMQTDVAKCQQKITSLISKNATSDYEIQSEDVSLPLEPTRLTQGLHTFNKIVKSTDMKVAIINPNTSLKLPLGEKSEASTFSSLCVLSENKLLVANYKHPQLFVFKDLTESTPANVLSLSSNPWEITKITTDQIAVTFPDVSYILFITFSAENMELQHSNGLSVRGKCYGIACNGEHFFVSFIDPTEIRVITFKGDVIKRLFTPSDGGISLISPLFLTLNAKHSTVYISDRTANTVTCMTFDGKIKAIYKDDQLKNPLHMAVDGNGSVYVCGRQSNNIHRLSSDLKKELILLDRHEINRPVSVAYCTKRNTLYVGMKNGNAIKCFNIKAIKNC, from the coding sequence ATGGCATGTGTAAATACTTCTAACGATGAAAACATAACTTATGATTCTGATGAAGTTCATGAAATGTTTTGCGAGCAGTGTGATAACCATGGTGTGTACGCGACCGCTGGTGGATTTTGTGTAGACTGTCTAGAATACATGTGTGATATGTGTATGGTGTACCATAAAAGATACCTGCCCGGTCACACACAAGAGGATAGATACACCATGCCTCAGGATTTCTGTCTCGACAAATGTGACAGTCATCAAAATAAGGTGATCAAATTTTACtgtcaaaaatgtgataaatttGCTTGTACTAAATGCAAAGAAGAAGAACATACAACTTGCAATCTGGGTCATATTCCCTCCCTTATACATGGCAACACTCTTGACGTCAACACTGAACTGACTGGTTTATTGGAAAAGATTGATAACATGTCCACGATGTTAGATGAAACAAAAATGCAAATTGACCAAAACGTTTCGAAAGTTCTTTGCCAAGGAAATGACGAAAAATCAAAACTTCAGCAGGAAAttgttgaaaagaaaaagaatttccGGAGAAAAACAGAAGATGTTATTAATATGTTTGACAGAAAAATGAATGAGACTATTGCAAAGCTTAGAAAAGAAAGGCAAGAAAAAATGGAATGGCTAGCTGAGCAGAATAGAATATTTGATAGAAAACTTAGTGAAGGAGTGAAAACAGTGGaatttgaaatagaaaagtatGTAGAAGCTGATCAAGCAAAGTTAGATGACCTGTATGAAGAATGTAAGGAAataaaagatgatttaaaatcgTTTAGATATAGTCTCGTGCTGAAacagaaaattggtcagaaaagCAGTCTTTTTGTaacaacaaaaaatatgcaaACAGACGTTGCAAAATGCCAACAAAAGATAACATCTTTAATTTCTAAAAATGCAACTAGTGACTATGAAATTCAATCCGAGGACGTTTCTTTGCCATTAGAACCTACTCGTTTGACACAGGGTTTGCATACCTTTAATAAAATTGTCAAATCAACAGATATGAAGGTAGCCATTATCAACCCAAATACAAGTTTAAAACTACCATTGGGAGAAAAGTCCGAAGCCAGTACATTTTCAAGTTTATGCGTACTCAGTGAAAATAAACTATTAGTTGCAAATTATAAGCATCCACAGCTTTTTGTTTTCAAAGATTTGACTGAAAGTACACCTGCAAATGTTTTAAGTCTGTCTTCGAATCCATGGGAAATTACAAAAATTACAACTGATCAAATTGCAGTCACATTCCCGGATGTTAGCTATATTCTGTTTATCACCTTTTCTGCCGAAAACATGGAGTTACAACACTCTAATGGCTTAAGCGTAAGAGGAAAATGCTATGGCATAGCTTGCAACGGAGAACATTTCTTTGTATCTTTCATTGACCCTACAGAAATAAGAGTTATAACCTTCAAAGGGGATGTTATAAAACGTCTTTTTACACCATCAGATGGAGGAATTTCATTAATTTCTCCCCTCTTTTTAACATTAAACGCAAAACATTCCACTGTGTATATATCCGACCGCACCGCTAATACAGTAACATGCATGACATTTGACGGAAAGATCAAGGCCATCTACAAGGATGATCAACTGAAGAACCCATTACATATGGCAGTGGACGGAAATGGATCAGTTTACGTATGTGGACGACAGTCGAATAATATTCACCGGTTGTCTTCTGATTTGAAGAAAGAACTGATACTTCTCGACAGACATGAAATTAACAGACCAGTCAGTGTTGCATATTGCACGAAAAGAAACACACTTTATGTAGGAATGAAAAACGGGAATGCTATCAAATGCTTTAACATAAAGGCAATCAAAAATTGTTAA